In one Pseudomonas sp. 31-12 genomic region, the following are encoded:
- a CDS encoding sigma-54 dependent transcriptional regulator codes for MTHNVLVVDDEPKLCDLLASALGQNGIQVFTAGNGLHALKVLECEDIDLVISDWRMPGMDGPQLLAEIKTRFPQLPVIVMTAYSTVKNAVQSMRNGAFDYIAKPFDIDELDITVSKALQFRDILKDNQRMRAELDEHQQIDSLIGDSPSFRRVLHAIDSVRESNATILLTGESGTGKEMVARAIHKHGNRADKPFVAVNCAAIPEGLLESEMFGHRKGAFTGAVADRVGRFMQADKGTLFLDEIGEMPLALQAKILRALQERVIEPVGDPRERKVDVRVIAATNKNLLDAVANKEFREDLYYRLNVFPIPLPALRERGEDIAPLARHFAHTLGATAGKRFTGFSPEALQAMANYSWPGNIRELQNCVERATIVASGAVIEEEDLPAYLFASSSGSSGAVITEGSVPADLEAALAEVEKAYILAALAQSNGVQAAAAQLIGISERSFWYRLKKLGIHVDKIVR; via the coding sequence ATGACACATAACGTACTGGTGGTCGACGACGAGCCCAAACTCTGCGATTTGCTGGCATCGGCCCTGGGTCAGAACGGCATTCAGGTGTTCACCGCCGGCAATGGCCTGCACGCGCTCAAGGTGCTGGAGTGCGAGGACATCGACCTGGTGATCAGCGACTGGCGCATGCCCGGCATGGACGGCCCGCAACTGCTGGCGGAAATCAAAACGCGCTTTCCGCAGCTACCCGTCATCGTGATGACCGCCTACAGCACCGTGAAAAACGCCGTGCAGTCGATGCGCAACGGCGCCTTCGACTACATCGCCAAGCCGTTCGACATCGACGAACTGGACATCACCGTCAGCAAGGCCCTGCAATTTCGCGACATCCTCAAAGACAACCAGCGCATGCGCGCCGAGCTTGATGAGCACCAGCAGATCGACAGCCTGATCGGCGACAGCCCGAGCTTCCGTCGGGTGCTGCACGCGATCGATTCCGTGCGCGAAAGCAACGCGACGATTCTGCTGACCGGCGAAAGCGGCACCGGCAAGGAAATGGTCGCTCGGGCGATCCACAAACACGGCAACCGCGCGGACAAACCGTTTGTGGCGGTGAACTGTGCGGCGATCCCGGAAGGCCTGCTGGAAAGCGAAATGTTTGGTCACCGCAAAGGCGCGTTTACCGGCGCCGTGGCGGATCGCGTCGGGCGCTTCATGCAGGCCGACAAGGGCACGCTGTTCCTCGATGAAATCGGTGAAATGCCGCTGGCCCTGCAGGCGAAAATCCTCCGGGCCTTGCAGGAACGGGTGATCGAGCCGGTGGGCGATCCACGCGAGCGCAAGGTCGATGTGCGGGTGATTGCCGCGACCAACAAGAACCTGCTGGACGCGGTGGCCAACAAAGAATTTCGCGAGGACCTTTACTACCGCCTCAACGTGTTCCCGATTCCGCTGCCGGCCCTGCGCGAACGGGGGGAAGACATCGCGCCGCTGGCCCGGCACTTCGCACACACCCTCGGCGCCACAGCGGGCAAGCGCTTTACCGGATTCAGCCCGGAAGCCTTGCAGGCGATGGCCAATTATTCGTGGCCGGGGAATATTCGCGAGCTGCAGAACTGCGTGGAGCGCGCGACGATTGTGGCGTCGGGGGCGGTGATTGAAGAGGAAGATTTGCCGGCGTATTTGTTTGCTTCAAGTTCCGGTAGCAGTGGCGCCGTGATCACTGAAGGCAGCGTGCCGGCGGATCTGGAAGCGGCGTTGGCCGAGGTCGAGAAGGCTTACATTCTGGCCGCCCTGGCGCAGAGCAATGGCGTGCAGGCTGCGGCGGCGCAATTGATCGGAATCTCCGAACGCAGCTTCTGGTATCGACTGAAGAAACTGGGCATCCACGTCGACAAAATCGTCAGGTAA
- a CDS encoding DsbA family oxidoreductase, translated as MSTPLKIDFVSDVSCPWCVVGLYGLTRALEVLRDEVQAEIRFQPFELNPKMGPEGQNITEHITEKYGSTPEQSQKNREMIRARGAEVGFAFRTDGNSRIYNTFDAHRLLFWAGLEGLQFNLKEALFKAYFTDGGNPSDHGQLAQITESVGLNRQRAEAILASDEFAKEVLEEEQLWLSRGVSSVPTVVFNGQYAVSGGQPVETFVGAIRQIMSESKGGTVS; from the coding sequence ATGAGTACCCCTTTGAAAATCGATTTCGTCAGCGATGTGTCCTGTCCGTGGTGCGTGGTCGGCCTGTATGGCCTGACCCGGGCGCTGGAGGTGCTGCGTGATGAGGTCCAGGCCGAGATCCGTTTCCAGCCGTTCGAACTGAACCCGAAGATGGGGCCGGAAGGGCAGAACATCACCGAACACATCACCGAAAAGTACGGCTCGACCCCAGAGCAATCGCAGAAGAACCGCGAGATGATCCGCGCCCGTGGCGCCGAGGTCGGGTTTGCGTTTCGCACCGATGGCAACAGCCGCATCTACAACACCTTTGATGCGCATCGGTTGCTGTTTTGGGCGGGCCTGGAAGGGTTGCAGTTCAATCTGAAAGAGGCGCTGTTCAAGGCGTATTTCACCGATGGCGGCAATCCATCTGATCACGGTCAGTTGGCGCAGATTACAGAAAGCGTGGGGCTGAATCGACAGCGGGCCGAGGCGATTCTGGCGTCCGATGAGTTTGCCAAAGAGGTGCTCGAAGAAGAGCAGTTGTGGCTGTCGCGCGGAGTGAGTTCGGTGCCGACGGTGGTGTTTAACGGGCAGTATGCGGTGAGTGGCGGGCAGCCGGTCGAGACCTTTGTCGGGGCGATTCGGCAGATCATGAGCGAATCAAAAGGCGGGACTGTTAGCTAA
- a CDS encoding DUF6124 family protein, with protein MFKLTPNPPETDDVSPYETPDSKKLNEAADRALDFYLKPVIPKDTPRRPSTIYTIAPDIDHETLLANACESLASASVMLSDFAGLLEGPQRNTVLGIQQSVMLGELAVNRMLDNLVPST; from the coding sequence ATGTTCAAACTTACTCCGAACCCACCAGAAACCGACGACGTCTCCCCCTACGAAACCCCAGACTCCAAAAAACTCAACGAAGCCGCCGACCGCGCCCTCGATTTCTACCTCAAACCGGTCATCCCCAAAGACACCCCGCGCCGCCCCAGCACCATTTACACCATCGCCCCCGACATCGATCACGAAACCCTGCTGGCCAACGCCTGCGAATCCCTGGCCTCGGCGAGTGTGATGCTGAGTGATTTCGCCGGGTTGCTGGAAGGCCCGCAGCGCAACACCGTGCTGGGCATTCAGCAGTCCGTCATGCTGGGTGAACTGGCGGTGAACCGGATGCTGGATAACCTCGTTCCATCGACATAA
- a CDS encoding alpha/beta fold hydrolase: MRAFIFLALLVFGLPSLAASRCDVNVPTEQADLAQVSLAYQSIGRASDPALLLVMGLGGQLIHWPDEVVVALCQQGFRVIRYDNRDVGLSKWRQAPADANLTFEVLRYKLGLPVAAPYTLTDMADDAFGLMDALKVEQFHVLGASMGGMIAQHMAAMAPQRVESLTLIMTSSGAEGLPAPSAALVQLLSRRSAPNREVALEQQADLLAALGSPTVSDDRQALLHQAALSYDRAFNPEGVKRQIMAILAERSRVALLNQLRVPTLVVHGTADPLLPVMHGVHLAAHIRGSQLKLIPGLAHRFQEAFKAPLLAAVLPYLQAHREDRSHWAQIDPVPTPNLL, from the coding sequence ATGCGTGCATTCATTTTTCTGGCCTTGCTGGTGTTTGGCCTGCCGTCTTTGGCGGCGTCTCGTTGCGATGTCAACGTTCCAACTGAACAGGCCGATCTGGCGCAGGTGAGCCTGGCGTACCAGAGCATCGGCCGTGCGTCCGACCCGGCGTTGCTGCTGGTGATGGGCCTGGGCGGGCAGTTGATTCACTGGCCGGACGAGGTGGTGGTCGCGTTGTGTCAGCAGGGCTTCAGGGTGATCCGTTATGACAATCGCGATGTCGGCCTCTCCAAGTGGCGCCAAGCGCCTGCCGACGCCAACCTGACGTTCGAAGTGCTGCGCTACAAACTCGGTTTGCCGGTGGCGGCGCCGTACACCCTGACCGACATGGCGGACGATGCCTTTGGCCTGATGGATGCGCTGAAGGTCGAGCAATTTCACGTGTTGGGCGCGAGCATGGGCGGGATGATTGCCCAGCACATGGCGGCGATGGCGCCGCAGCGGGTCGAGAGCCTGACCCTGATCATGACCAGTTCCGGGGCCGAAGGCTTGCCGGCGCCGAGTGCGGCGTTGGTGCAGTTGTTGTCGCGGCGGAGCGCGCCAAATCGCGAAGTGGCGCTGGAGCAACAGGCGGATTTACTGGCGGCGTTGGGCAGCCCGACTGTCAGTGATGATCGGCAGGCGTTGCTGCATCAGGCGGCGCTGTCTTATGACCGGGCGTTCAACCCGGAAGGTGTGAAGCGCCAGATCATGGCGATCCTCGCCGAGCGCAGCCGCGTGGCACTGCTTAATCAACTGCGCGTACCGACGCTGGTGGTCCACGGCACGGCCGATCCGTTGTTGCCGGTGATGCATGGCGTGCACCTGGCGGCGCATATCCGTGGCAGTCAGTTGAAGCTGATTCCGGGACTGGCGCATCGGTTCCAGGAAGCGTTCAAGGCGCCGTTGCTGGCGGCGGTGTTGCCGTATTTGCAGGCTCACCGTGAAGACAGATCGCATTGGGCGCAGATTGATCCGGTGCCAACCCCGAATCTCCTGTAA